In Zalophus californianus isolate mZalCal1 chromosome 4, mZalCal1.pri.v2, whole genome shotgun sequence, the following proteins share a genomic window:
- the IQCC gene encoding LOW QUALITY PROTEIN: IQ domain-containing protein C (The sequence of the model RefSeq protein was modified relative to this genomic sequence to represent the inferred CDS: inserted 4 bases in 2 codons), translating into MALNQRKRDTGSVCFLPSLRLHSAKAPGTRPPQRHPSATHRGSGGPAWCGGGGGWVWKWVLGTGPPRLAAAAGGAELPWRRQGGALRAAQTSDATGRRPASRRSVGAGMERERLMRRVSVLQACVRGFLVRRHFQNLRAEYEAIVREIEGDLGTLQWTEGWIPRPQFLPAKAKSHRTQKPQGRAPNPEQELRSSFSCKEPEREAVLGEVMLKKSGDSSANSGSLLCGGDSPWLRDEHSRKARNPSQGETREAAGLGLPRSQTELQYHHNHLAMELLWLQQAINSRKEYLILKQTLTSPEASQPRDEPSVCPDRRAQTYERAGSQTSPPLKNQSYRDRTAREPDHVDDCWRLKSPPRKSLERLATTDKTTAGVKYRDPCYRRAVPQLPTPSDNQALEGRLTKEPDHGEQTFGQTCPQLMTVLHDHTPKGLKPRGSCSEKAWTRMPTLXEVPDIEDKSPRRPEHRDPDGQRARPRKLXTSEDCGIWDETSAEHGGQGIWKTKPAKGQLSSEKSSRDRTANEPSHEEGKNQRTLPWRSRPSEKLSLTGSAHMGEDHWRDRPWKTGPPG; encoded by the exons ATGGCATTAaaccagagaaaaagagacaccGGCTCcgtctgcttccttccctccttgcgCCTTCACTCGGCGAAGGCCCCCGGAACCCGGCCTCCGCAGAGACACCCCTCTGCGACACACCGTGGTTCGGGCGGTCCCGCTTggtgtggcgggggtggggggtgggtctGGAAGTGGGTATTGGGAACCGGCCCCCCGAGGCTGGCCGCGGCCGCGGGAGGAGCAGAGTTGCCTTGGAGACGGCAGGGCGGGGCCTTGCGTGCGGCGCAGACTAGTGACGCAACTGGCAGGCGCCCGGCCAGCCGCAGGTCTGTTGGCGCCGGGATGGAGCGGGAGCGGTTGATGCGGAGGGTGTCGGTGCTGCAG GCCTGCGTCCGGGGCTTCTTGGTCCGACGCCACTTCCAGAATCTGCGAGCTGAGTATGAAGCTATTGTACGAGAAATCGAGGGTGATCTGGGCACGCTTCAGTGGACAGAGGGCTGGATTCCCAGGCCCCAGTTTCTCCCAGCG AAGGCAAAATCCCATCGGACCCAGAAACCCCAAGGGAGGGCACCAAATCCAGAGCAGGAACTGCGGAGCAGCTTCTCATGTAAAGAACCTGAGAGAGAAGCTGTCTTGGGGGAGGTGATGCTGAAGAAGTCAGGAGACAGCTCTGCAAACTCAGGAAGTCTTCTCTGCGGAGGTGACAGCCCTTGGCTTCGGGATGAGCACAGCAGGAAAGCCAGGAATCCCAGCCAAGGGGAGACCAGAG AAGCTGCAGGTCTAGGACTGCCCCGCAGCCAGACTGAGCTCCAGTACCACCACAACCACTTGGCCATGGAACTACTGTGGCTACAACAGGCCATCAATAGCCGTAAGGAG TACCTAATTCTCAAACAAACACTGACATCCCCAGAGGCCAGCCAGCCTAGAGACGAGCCCAGCGTGTGCCCAGACCGCAGGGCACAGACCTATGAGAGGGCTGGGTCACAGACAAGCCCGCCACTGAAAAACCAGTCCTACCGAGACAGGACTGCTAGGGAGCCAGACCACGTGGATGACTGCTGGAGGCTCAAATCACCACCCCGCAAGTCCCTGGAAAGACTGGCCACTACAGACAAAACCACTGCTGGGGTCAAGTACAGGGACCCATGCTACAGGAGGGCTGTGCCACAGCTGCCCACACCATCAGATAACCAGGCCTTAGAGGGCAGGCTCACCAAAGAGCCAGACCATGGGGAACAGACATTTGGACAGACCTGCCCGCAGCTAATGACCGTCCTGCATGACCACACCCCCAAAGGCCTCAAACCTAGGGGCTCCTGTTCCGAAAAGGCCTGGACCCGGATGCCCACACT TGAAGTCCCAGATATTGAGGACAAGTCTCCCAGGAGGCCAGAACACAGAGACCCTGATGGCCAAAGAGCTAGGCCACGGAAGTT GACCTCAGAGGACTGTGGCATCTGGGATGAGACCTCGGCAGAGCATGGTGGCCAGGGTATCTGGAAGACTAAACCAGCTAAGGGCCAGCTCTCTAGTGAGAAAAGCTCCAGGGATAGAACCGCCAATGAACCTAGCCATGAGGAAGGGAAAAACCAGAGGACTCTACCATGGCGATCAAGGCCGTCTGAGAAACTGTCTTTGACAGGGTCAGCCCACATGGGAGAGGACCACTGGAGGGACAGGCCATGGAAAACAGGACCACCAGGCTAG
- the CCDC28B gene encoding coiled-coil domain-containing protein 28B translates to MEDKKKKRSPKPCLTQPAQAPGTLRRVPVPTSHSGSLALGLPHLPSPKQRAKFKRVGKEKCRPALAGSGGGSAGTPLQHSFLTEVTDVYEMEGGLLNLLNDFHSGRLQAFGKECSFEQLEHVREMQEKLARLHFSLDVCGEEEEEEEEEDAVTEGLPEEQKKTMADRNLDQLLSNLEDLSNSIQKLHLAENAEPEEQSAV, encoded by the exons ATGgaggacaagaagaagaaaaggagtccCAAGCCCTGCCTGACCCAGCCAGCCCAGGCCCCGGGAACACTACGAAGGGTCCCTGTGCCCACCAGCCACAGCGGCTCCTTGGCCCTGGGACTCCCTCATCTGCCGTCCCCCAAGCAGCGGGCCAAGTTCAAGAG ggTAGGCAAGGAGAAATGCCGCCCGGCGCTGGCCGGAAGCGGGGGCGGCTCTGCAGGCACACCCCTGCAGCACTCCTTTCTGACCGAGGTGACGGACGTCTATGAGATGGAGGGGGGACTGCTGAACCTGCTCAATGATTTCCACTCGGGCCGGCTGCAGGCCTTTG GGAAGGAATGCTCCTTTGAGCAGTTGGAGCACGTGCGGGAGATGCAGGAGAAGCTGGCCCGGCTGCACTTCAGCCTGGACGTgtgcggggaggaggaggaggaggaggaggaggaggacgcgGTCACCGAGGGGCTGCCCGAGGAGCAGAAGAAGACGATGGCTGACCGAAACCTGGACCAGCTGCTCAGCAAT CTGGAAGATCTTAGTAATTCTAT ACAGAAGTTGCACCTGGCCGAGAACGCCGAGCCTGAGGAGCAGTCAGCTGTGTAG
- the TXLNA gene encoding alpha-taxilin isoform X2, translating into MQTLNTLSTPEEKLAALCKKYAELLEEHRNSQKQMKLLQKKQSQLLQEKDHLRGEHSKAVLARSKLESLCRELQRHNRSLKEEGVQRAREEEEKRKEVTSHFQVTLNDIQLQMEQHNERNSKLRQENMELAERLKKLIEQYELREEHIDKVFKHKDLQQQLVDAKLQQAQEMLKEAEERHQREKDFLLKEAVESQRMCELMKQQETHLKQQLALYTEKFEEFQNTLSKSSEVFTTFKQEMEKMTKKIKKLEKETTLYRSRWESSNKALLEMAEEKTLRDKELEGLQVKIQRLEKLCRALQTERNDLNKRVQDLSAGGQGSLPDGGPERRPEAATASRDQGCEGPGAQSPSSPRVTEALCCPGAASTEMPGQAGPQESTSTTA; encoded by the exons CTGGAGGAGCACCGGAACTCCCAGAAGCAGATGAAGCTGCTGCAGAAGAAGCAGAGCCAGCTGCTGCAGGAGAAGGACCACCTGCGTGGGGAGCACAGCAAGGCCGTCCTGGCCCGCAGCAAGCTGGAGAGCCTGTGCCGTGAGCTCCAGCGTCACAACCGCTCACTCAAG GAAGAAGGTGTGCAGCGGGCccgggaggaagaggagaaacgCAAGGAGGTGACCTCACACTTCCAGGTGACGCTGAACGACATTCAGCTGCAGATGGAACAGCACAATGAGCGTAACTCCAAGCTGCGCCAGGAGAACATGGAGCTGGCAGAGAGGCTCAAGAAGCTGATCGAGCAGTACGAGCTCCGGGAGGAG CATATCGACAAAGTCTTCAAACACAAGGACCTGCAGCAGCAGCTGGTGGATGCCAAGCTCCAGCAGGCCCAAGAGATGCtgaaagaggcagaggagaggcacCAGCGGGAGAAGGATTTT CTCCTCAAAGAGGCAGTGGAGTCCCAGAGGATGTGCGAGCTGATGAAGCAGCAGGAGACCCACCTGAAGCAGCAG CTGGCCCTATACACAGAGAAGTTTGAGGAATTCCAGAACACTCTTTCCAAAAGCAGTGAGGTGTTCACCACATTCAAACAGGAGATGGAGAAG ATGACCAAGAAGAtcaagaagctggagaaagaaaccaCCTTGTACCGGTCCCGGTGGGAAAGCAGCAACAAGGCCCTGCTTGAGATGGCTGAGGAG AAAACACTCCGGGACAAAGAGCTGGAGGGCCTACAGGTGAAAATCCAGCGGCTGGAGAAGCTGTGCCGGGCGCTGCAGACAGAGCGCAACGACCTGAACAAAAGGGTACAGGACCTGAGTGCTGGTGGCCAGGGCTCCCTCCCTGATGGCGGCCCTGAGCGAAGACCAGAGGCTGCAACCGCCTCCAGGGATCAGGGTTGTGAGGGTCCTGGGGCCCAGTCACCAAGCTCCCCGAGGGTCACAGAAGCTCTTTGCTGCCCTGGAGCAGCGAGCACAGAAATGCCCGGCCAAGCAGGGCCCCAGGAGTCCACCTCCACCACCGCCTAG